In one window of Microbacterium natoriense DNA:
- a CDS encoding DUF1684 domain-containing protein, with the protein MPAPEDHAAWRAQRRAAVTAPTGNLALVETRWTGAERPDIDAEQADAAASVTVTPIERTDISTGAAEYGLRVWDADAPAIRAFESIDTYDYDPAWVIEAQFSPVEASRTVPFEHIRDNGGTRELVVPGDITFTLNGAEHRLAAFDDGGQLLLVFGDATNGAETYGSGRFLFVRRDDDSAFGAAGTVVLDFNRAFVPPCGFSAQYNCPLPPAQNRFSEAIRAGEKSVVFSGGFDIYSA; encoded by the coding sequence ATGCCTGCACCCGAAGATCACGCCGCCTGGCGCGCACAGCGCCGCGCCGCCGTCACCGCGCCCACGGGCAACCTCGCCCTCGTCGAGACCCGTTGGACAGGGGCGGAGCGACCCGACATCGACGCAGAGCAGGCGGATGCCGCGGCATCCGTCACTGTGACGCCCATCGAGCGCACCGACATCTCGACCGGAGCCGCCGAGTACGGGTTGCGCGTGTGGGACGCGGACGCTCCCGCGATCCGTGCGTTCGAGAGTATCGACACCTACGACTACGACCCCGCATGGGTGATCGAGGCGCAGTTCTCGCCGGTCGAGGCCTCTCGCACCGTGCCTTTCGAGCACATCCGCGACAACGGAGGCACTCGCGAACTCGTCGTGCCCGGCGACATCACCTTCACGCTGAACGGCGCCGAGCACCGCCTTGCCGCCTTCGATGACGGCGGCCAGCTGCTGCTCGTGTTCGGCGACGCCACCAACGGCGCCGAGACGTACGGATCCGGCCGCTTCCTGTTCGTGCGCCGCGACGACGACAGCGCCTTCGGCGCCGCGGGCACGGTCGTGCTCGACTTCAACCGCGCCTTCGTGCCGCCGTGCGGTTTCTCCGCACAGTACAACTGCCCGCTGCCCCCGGCGCAGAACCGGTTCAGCGAAGCCATCCGCGCCGGCGAGAAGAGCGTCGTGTTCTCAGGCGGATTCGACATCTACTCCGCCTGA
- a CDS encoding ABC transporter substrate-binding protein: MKKSLALGATILVSALALAGCSAGGGASADGPDATIHIGSIYEPVNLSNVAGGGQGVTEALTGNVYEGLYKLTDDGEVEPLLAESADVSDDGLTYTITLKDGVAFHSGKKLTSADVKASIEAVTAEESQSARKSAFEVITSIETPDDATVVFTLSQRSISFLYNLSYVWIVNADATDLETKEDGTGPYTLDEWKKGSTLTLDRWDDYWGEAAKNAEVVYTYFTDATAENNALLTGEIDLITSVQSPDALAQFSGDDYVISEGTSTTKELLAFNDRVAPFDNALVRKAIYSAIDTKKLLNSIWGDYGTLIGSMVPPTDPWYEDLTAVNPYDVDLATQQLAEAGYPDGFEFTLDTPSYDPHPAVAEFLQSQLAEVGITVNINTISADEWYTKVFKEQDFEATLQEHVNDRDVVWYGNPDFYWGYDNADVQQWVAEAEQATTTDEQTELLKKVNEQIAADAASVWLYLYPQIVIASSDVTGYPVNGLNSQFFAYDIVKS; the protein is encoded by the coding sequence GTGAAGAAGTCCCTCGCGCTCGGCGCGACCATTCTCGTCTCGGCCCTCGCGCTCGCCGGCTGCTCGGCCGGCGGCGGCGCGTCCGCCGACGGTCCGGATGCCACCATCCACATCGGATCGATCTACGAGCCCGTCAACCTCTCCAATGTCGCGGGCGGTGGCCAGGGCGTCACCGAGGCCCTGACAGGCAACGTCTACGAGGGCCTGTACAAGCTCACCGATGACGGAGAGGTCGAGCCGCTGCTCGCCGAGAGCGCCGACGTCAGCGACGACGGCCTGACGTACACGATCACGCTGAAGGACGGCGTCGCCTTCCACTCCGGGAAGAAGCTGACCTCGGCCGACGTGAAGGCGAGCATCGAGGCCGTCACCGCCGAGGAGTCGCAGTCGGCGCGCAAATCGGCCTTCGAGGTGATCACGAGCATCGAGACCCCCGACGACGCGACCGTGGTCTTCACGCTCTCGCAGCGCTCGATCTCGTTCCTCTACAACCTCAGCTACGTGTGGATCGTGAACGCCGACGCGACAGACCTGGAGACCAAGGAGGACGGCACCGGCCCCTACACGCTGGACGAGTGGAAGAAGGGCAGCACCCTGACCCTCGACCGCTGGGACGACTACTGGGGCGAGGCGGCCAAGAACGCCGAGGTCGTCTACACGTACTTCACCGATGCGACAGCCGAGAACAACGCCCTGCTCACCGGTGAGATCGACCTCATCACGAGCGTGCAGAGTCCGGATGCCCTCGCGCAGTTCTCGGGCGACGACTACGTGATCTCGGAAGGCACCTCCACCACCAAGGAGCTGCTGGCGTTCAACGACCGCGTCGCACCGTTCGACAACGCCCTCGTGCGCAAGGCGATCTACTCCGCGATCGACACGAAGAAGCTGCTGAACTCCATCTGGGGCGACTACGGCACACTGATCGGCTCGATGGTCCCGCCGACCGACCCCTGGTACGAAGACCTCACCGCTGTGAACCCGTATGACGTCGACCTCGCCACGCAGCAGCTGGCCGAGGCCGGGTACCCGGACGGCTTCGAGTTCACGCTCGACACCCCCAGCTACGACCCGCACCCGGCCGTGGCCGAGTTCCTGCAGTCGCAGCTGGCCGAGGTCGGCATCACCGTGAACATCAACACGATCAGCGCCGACGAGTGGTACACCAAGGTGTTCAAGGAGCAGGACTTCGAGGCGACGCTGCAGGAGCACGTCAACGACCGAGACGTGGTCTGGTACGGCAACCCCGACTTCTACTGGGGCTACGACAACGCCGATGTGCAGCAGTGGGTGGCCGAGGCGGAACAGGCCACGACCACCGACGAGCAGACCGAGCTGCTGAAGAAGGTCAACGAGCAGATCGCTGCGGACGCCGCAAGCGTCTGGCTGTACCTGTATCCGCAGATCGTCATCGCATCCAGCGACGTCACCGGATACCCTGTCAACGGCCTGAACTCGCAGTTCTTCGCCTACGACATCGTCAAGTCCTGA
- a CDS encoding ABC transporter permease, with the protein MLAYLARRFAFLVVSLVVAMIVIFVLLRLLPGDPANALLSVNATDEQIAAARAQVGSDQPLLQQFLTWAGQMLRFDLGSSYISTLPVGPEISARLVVTLPLTLLAFALALVLSLVLGITAAVKAHRWYGALLSGFAQLGIAVPVFWVGMILVWIFALGLGVLPSGGFPRDDWEDPADALRSLTLPVITIALVMSASLSRYVRSATLDVLGSDYLRTARAGGSGVGEALLRHGLRNGAVPVIAVLGIELSTTLLGAVVVESVFTLPGLGSMLLNGIAQHDFANIQGVLVVSTLFVLLVGFLADIVQRLVDPRLRARVAVR; encoded by the coding sequence ATGCTCGCCTATCTCGCCCGTCGTTTCGCGTTCCTCGTGGTGTCGCTCGTCGTCGCCATGATCGTGATCTTCGTGCTGCTGCGGCTCCTCCCCGGCGACCCGGCGAACGCCCTGCTCTCCGTGAACGCGACCGATGAGCAGATCGCCGCGGCGCGGGCCCAGGTGGGATCGGATCAGCCGCTGCTGCAGCAGTTCCTCACCTGGGCGGGGCAGATGCTGCGGTTCGACCTCGGCAGCAGCTACATCTCGACTCTGCCCGTCGGGCCCGAGATCTCCGCACGGCTGGTCGTGACCCTGCCGCTCACGTTGCTCGCCTTCGCACTCGCGTTGGTGCTCTCGCTCGTTCTCGGCATCACGGCCGCGGTGAAGGCCCACCGCTGGTACGGCGCGCTGCTGAGCGGCTTCGCGCAGCTCGGCATCGCCGTCCCGGTGTTCTGGGTGGGCATGATCCTGGTCTGGATCTTCGCACTCGGACTGGGCGTCCTGCCCTCGGGCGGATTCCCGCGCGACGACTGGGAGGATCCCGCCGACGCTCTGCGTTCGCTGACCCTTCCCGTGATCACGATCGCGCTCGTGATGAGCGCTTCGCTGAGCAGATACGTGCGCTCCGCCACCCTCGATGTGCTGGGCAGCGACTATCTGCGCACCGCGCGCGCCGGCGGATCAGGGGTCGGCGAGGCGCTGCTGCGTCACGGCCTGCGCAACGGCGCGGTCCCCGTGATCGCCGTGCTCGGCATCGAGCTCTCGACCACCCTGCTCGGCGCCGTCGTCGTCGAGAGCGTGTTCACGCTGCCGGGCCTGGGCAGCATGCTGCTGAACGGCATCGCGCAGCACGACTTCGCGAACATCCAGGGCGTGCTCGTGGTGAGCACCCTGTTCGTGCTCCTGGTCGGCTTCCTCGCCGACATCGTCCAACGACTCGTCGACCCGCGACTGCGTGCCAGGGTGGCCGTCCGATGA
- a CDS encoding ABC transporter permease translates to MTAVVEQVTDAAPRRRRHTTLGLGLGFTGVIVLLALVSLFWLPFDPSDISGGRLEGPSLEHLLGTDKLGRDLFTQLMIGARIALIVGTASVALAAVLGVAIGLTAAFARPWLDDSLSATLDVIIAFPVLLLAMLVVAVQGASLWSAILAIGLAMSAVVARLTRILARRVLHEQFITAARTSGTRLPGIVFFHVLPNIAPALGVNLALQFGAAVLAEASLSYLGLGAPPPNASWGRLLQEAQGTVLTAPVGAIAPGVALVVLVLGVNFIADGLRDFADPTRRRNR, encoded by the coding sequence ATGACCGCGGTGGTCGAGCAGGTGACGGACGCCGCACCCCGACGTCGCCGTCACACGACCCTGGGCCTCGGTCTGGGCTTCACCGGCGTCATCGTCCTCCTCGCTCTCGTCTCGCTGTTCTGGCTGCCCTTCGACCCCTCCGACATCAGCGGCGGACGCCTCGAAGGTCCGAGCCTCGAGCATCTGCTGGGCACGGACAAGCTCGGGCGCGACCTGTTCACTCAGCTCATGATCGGGGCCCGTATCGCGCTCATCGTCGGCACCGCATCCGTCGCCCTCGCCGCCGTGCTGGGTGTCGCGATCGGCCTGACCGCCGCCTTCGCCCGCCCCTGGCTCGACGACTCGCTCTCGGCCACGCTCGACGTGATCATCGCGTTCCCGGTGCTGCTCCTGGCGATGCTCGTGGTCGCCGTGCAGGGAGCCTCGCTGTGGTCGGCGATCCTCGCGATCGGACTCGCCATGTCGGCCGTCGTCGCCCGACTCACCCGCATCCTCGCCCGCCGCGTGCTGCACGAGCAGTTCATCACCGCAGCGCGCACCAGCGGCACCCGTCTTCCGGGGATCGTCTTCTTCCATGTCCTGCCGAACATCGCGCCGGCCCTCGGCGTGAACCTCGCCCTGCAGTTCGGCGCCGCCGTGCTGGCCGAGGCGAGCCTGTCGTATCTGGGGCTGGGCGCACCGCCGCCCAACGCATCCTGGGGGCGACTGCTGCAAGAAGCGCAGGGCACTGTGCTCACCGCACCGGTCGGGGCCATCGCGCCCGGAGTCGCGCTCGTCGTGCTCGTGCTCGGTGTGAACTTCATCGCCGACGGCCTGCGCGATTTCGCAGACCCGACTCGCAGGAGGAACCGATGA
- a CDS encoding ABC transporter ATP-binding protein: MSLLEVAGLTVTAGGRRLVDDVSFTVAAGERVGVIGESGSGKSVTSLAITGLLGGGLETSGSVLLDGTQVIGAPDRMLRPLRGPVASLLFQEPLTALDPLMRVERQIAEPIRRHLGLRGAALQQAVLGALNDVSLPDPRIARAFPHELSGGQRQRVATAIALAASPKLLIADEPTTALDVTVQDEILTLLERLVAERDMALLFISHDLAVVARMTQRVVVMRRGEAVEQGPITEILGDPQHPYAQGLVASARALDSALDAPATPGVVR, translated from the coding sequence ATGAGCCTTCTCGAAGTCGCCGGCCTCACTGTCACCGCGGGCGGTCGACGTCTCGTCGACGACGTGTCGTTCACCGTCGCGGCGGGTGAGCGCGTCGGTGTGATCGGCGAGTCCGGGTCGGGCAAGTCGGTCACCTCGCTCGCGATCACCGGGCTCCTCGGCGGAGGGCTCGAGACATCCGGATCGGTCCTGCTGGACGGCACGCAGGTGATCGGAGCCCCGGATCGGATGCTGCGGCCGCTGCGCGGCCCGGTCGCCTCGTTGCTGTTCCAGGAGCCGCTGACCGCCCTCGACCCGCTCATGCGGGTGGAGCGCCAGATCGCGGAGCCGATCCGGCGCCACCTCGGTCTTCGAGGCGCCGCACTGCAGCAGGCCGTGCTCGGCGCCCTGAACGATGTGTCCCTGCCCGACCCTCGCATCGCCCGCGCATTCCCGCATGAGCTGTCGGGCGGCCAGCGGCAGCGCGTGGCGACCGCGATCGCCCTCGCGGCGAGCCCGAAGCTGCTGATCGCGGACGAGCCGACGACGGCGCTCGACGTGACGGTTCAGGACGAGATCCTGACGCTGCTCGAGCGCCTGGTGGCCGAGCGTGACATGGCGCTGCTGTTCATCAGCCACGACCTCGCGGTGGTCGCGCGGATGACGCAGCGCGTGGTCGTGATGCGACGGGGCGAGGCCGTGGAGCAGGGACCGATCACCGAGATCCTCGGCGACCCACAGCATCCGTACGCCCAAGGCCTCGTGGCGAGCGCCCGGGCGCTGGACTCGGCGCTCGACGCCCCCGCCACCCCGGGAGTGGTGCGATGA